From Numida meleagris isolate 19003 breed g44 Domestic line chromosome 4, NumMel1.0, whole genome shotgun sequence, the proteins below share one genomic window:
- the RAB11FIP5 gene encoding rab11 family-interacting protein 5 isoform X3 → MRGGEALAVPCSALQLGQERSCSVPCQTQGASLKVCFTEWLWHPGKLCATCCWRSTGTSPGEKLGRCCWRWHKLHSKPGKKEKERGEIQVSIQFTRNNLTASMFDLSMKDKPRSPFGKLKDKMKGKKKYDLESASAIIPSSVAGLDVEDDYDGGGKKSKVKGFFLKNKLRKSSLTQSNTSLGSDSTISSASLGMASGVAELTRSPSRHSSLSTERSVKDFLPSPKLTHKRAFSDDVSQVSPVLEPKAIPGLKPKTDPVSRSSLCINGSHVYGDEPTPRSPVPTPQGSAPLPVPKRPEEGFGFTPIHADPHEVPWGAGGSERTQQRDELRFIPSPPSLVLQEELRVSTKAVTLSNHLGRARMEENSRLENKPTQVATPLVFSGEVAKEKQPEETRKEEKKTKGGLFHKSDAGSRGQGEKTGASQGPAAAGDDRSKAGGWFGSKEPKDSPQKPSFPSGPHASTEVAGSLCSSEDCSPSASLRLKDPEGESPAKSVGVPVPETTPPSHGEPPPPDEEPATSPAPLSEWDETFDAFATSRLRPDPKKEDFFASVAAEDVAFIDDPDAASPTERSAEPAPEDGTKGFEKKAEPQISSEMPPVLLSWTNFSGLDVGANLVSTTQEATVIEDVLSPVSAGSAARRRKSSTPMVWAAALSSGNPGEKEASTLLSADSCGGEERDSNEEETSSVGENGWMTIATETEPDPSESTQSIGQGSAFGQRSFHSEGPFETKSASHVLPRGTFSSENAVETLPGSNVAAVSPRVLQDMAAGRFPAASGMGKELQDDGGEMFDIRSSVYRLQASMRLEAGEGRVKTGSDAVLAPWTGVRGKEEAVPPPKPPRWFAATCGGGDDEDNAEDTTARQRGGEEQQEGEEGLEQPRSHPSGDTAVPAPSTAVHEETADVEAGGDTSLGEEPPEMNGTDAAEHFETCPSKFSVDELTPSGAAGSWSQPALSPPSQLSLGAEPSIAPEQGPCPEELGVSAPDSGLPETFWTALEEQEALGRPHRLAPEQARGRGEGPAEGCPRQAEQGRPPAGIDFKKAEFWKPDRTEERNEQDAASPGNPFALAVSPVAPTNPFVEKPADTLPIQAVLPERFAQGFSSPQLHGEALQQGFQPTNPPRDPLGNPSLHDSQPLAFSTPFPVAATNPEQFDFPSPAATSRAAAQPCPLPQSGDTQASALVVLPRETQPAEKPFFQQTTSPHPVKPISAAVQEVSGEKKQQPKSSLSTALSNGLEKLKTVTTGSVQPVAPSSYPEKTDPKKVKDPTALDQSAKYYHLTHDELIQLLLQREKELSKKEEHIQELENYIDQLLVRIMEQSPTLLQIPLGEAKTK, encoded by the exons ATGAGAGGCGGGGAGGCTTTGGCCGTCCCTTGCTCCGCGCTGCAGCTCGGGCAGGAGCGCTCCTGCTCCGTTCCATGCCAAACCCAGGGTGCATCCCTAAAGGTGTGCTTTACCGAGTGGCTCTGGCACCCCGGGAAgctctgtgcaacctgctgcTGGCGAAGCACTGGGACCAGTCCGGGAGAGAAACTGGGAAGGTGTTGCTGGAG GTGGCACAAGCTGCACTCCAAGCCCGGCAAGAAGGAGAAGGAACGCGGCGAGATCCAGGTGAGCATCCAGTTCACCCGCAACAACCTGACGGCCAGCATGTTCGACCTGTCCATGAAGGACAAGCCGCGGTCGCCCTTCGGCAAGCTGAAGGACAAGATGAAGGGCAAGAAGAAGTACGACCTGGAGTCGGCCTCCGCCATCATCCCCAGCAGCGTGGCTGGGCTGGACGTGGAGGACGACTACGACGGCGGCGGCAAGAAGTCCAAAGTGAAAGGCTTCTTCTTGAAGAACAAGCTGCGCAAGTCGTCCCTAACTCAGTCCAACACCTCGCTGGGATCCGACAGCACCATCTCCTCGGCCAGCCTGGGCATGGCCAGCGGCGTCGCCGAGCTGACCAGATCCCCCAGCAGACACAGCAGTCTGTCCACGGAGCGCTCCG TGAAGGACTTCTTGCCTTCTCCGAAGCTGACCCACAAGAGAGCGTTCAGCGACGACGTCTCCCAGGTCAGCCCGGTCCTGGAGCCCAAAGCAATCCCCGGCCTGAAGCCAAAGACCGATCCCGTGTCCCGCTCCTCCCTCTGCATCAACGGGAGCCACGTGTACGGTGACGAGCCCACCCCGAGGAGCCCCGTGCCCACCCCGCAGGGCTCCGCGCCGCTGCCCGTCCCCAAAAGGCCGGAGGAGGGTTTTGGCTTCACCCCGATCCACGCCGACCCCCACGAGGTGCCCTGGGGGGCCGGCGGCTCGGAGAGGACGCAGCAAAGGGACGAGCTGAGGTTCatcccctctcctcccagcttggtCCTGCAGGAAGAGCTCAGGGTGTCCACCAAAGCCGTGACCCTCAGCAACCACCTGGGCAGAGCCAGGATGGAAGAAAACAGCCGCCTGGAGAACAAGCCGACCCAGGTGGCGACGCCCCTGGTCTTCTCCGGGGAGGTGGCGAAGGAGAAGCAACCCGAGgaaacaaggaaggaagaaaagaaaacgaAGGGCGGGCTCTTCCACAAGAGTGATGCGGGGAGCAGGGGGCAGGGGGAGAAAACTGGAGCCTCGCAGGGCCCTGCGGCAGCGGGAGACGACAGGAGCAAGGCCGGAGGCTGGTTTGGTTCCAAGGAGCCCAAGGACTCTCCCCAGAAACCCAG TTTCCCGTCTGGGCCGCATGCTTCAACAGAGGTCGCTGGGAGCTTGTGTTCCTCTGAGGATTGCAGTCCCTCTGCCTCCCTAAGACTTAAAGATCCGGAGGGAGAATCTCCAGCCAAAAGCGTTGGCGTCCCCGTGCCCGAAACCACTCCTCCGTCCCACGGAGAACCTCCTCCTCCGGATGAGGAACCCGCCACCTCTCCTGCTCCCCTCTCGGAGTGGGACGAGACCTTCGATGCCTTTGCCACCAGCAGGCTCAGACCGGACCCAAAGAAGGAGGACTTCTTTGCTTCGGTGGCGGCGGAGGACGTGGCTTTCATCGACGATCCCGATGCTGCCAGCCCCACGGAACGGTCGGCCGAGCCGGCTCCCGAGGATGGGACGAAGGGCTTTGAAAAAAAGGCCGAGCCTCAAATCAGCAGCGAAAtgcccccagtgctgctgtcttGGACGAATTTCTCCGGTTTGGATGTTGGGGCGAACCTGGTGAGCACAACCCAGGAAGCGACTGTGATCGAGGATGTGCTGAGCCCCGTGTCCGCGGGGTCGGCggcgaggaggaggaagagcagcacgCCCATGGTTTGGGCCGCCGCGTTGTCGTCGGGAAATCCAGGGGAAAAGGAAGCATCCACCCTGCTGAGCGCTGATAGTTGTGGCGGGGAGGAACGGGACAGTAATGAGGAGGAAACCTCTAGTGTAGGGGAGAACGGCTGGATGACCATCGCCACCGAAACCGAGCCCGATCCCTCCGAGAGCACCCAGAGCATTGGCCAGGGGAGCGCGTTCGGGCAGCGATCCTTCCACAGCGAGGGCCCCTTTGAAACGAAAAGCGCTTCTCACGTCCTGCCCCGTGGCACCTTCAGCTCCGAAAACGCAGTAGAAACACTACCGGGCAGCAACGTGGCCGCCGTGTCCCCGCGGGTGCTGCAGGACATGGCAGCGGGGCGCTTCCCCGCGGCCTCCGGCatggggaaggagctgcaggatgATGGCGGGGAGATGTTCGACATCAGGAGCTCGGTGTACCGGCTGCAGGCCAGCATGCGGCTGGAGGCCGGCGAGGGCCGCGTGAAGACGGGCTCCGACGCCGTCCTCGCTCCGTGGACGGGTGTGCGAGGGAAGGAGGAGGCCGTGCCGCCTCCCAAACCTCCGCGGTGGTTCGCGGCCACGTGCGGCGGAGGGGACGATGAGGACAACGCTGAGGACACGACGGCGAGGCAGCGAGgtggtgaggagcagcaggaaggcgAGGAGGGCCTGGAGCAGCCACGGAGCCATCCGAGCGGTGACACGGCCGTCCCTGCACCTAGCACGGCTGTGCATGAGGAAACTGCCGACGTGGAGGCCGGAGGGGACACCTCTCTGGGGGAAGAGCCACCGGAGATGAACGGGACGGATGCGGCCGAGCACTTTGAGACTTGCCCCTCCAAGTTCTCCGTGGATGAGCTCACCCCGTCGGGTGCTGCCGGGAGCTGGAGCCAGCCGGCTTTGTCTCCTCCGTCACAGCTCAGTCTCGGCGCGGAGCCGTCGATAGCCCCAGAGCAGGGGCCGTGCCCCGAGGAGCTCGGTGTGTCAGCGCCGGACTCGGGCCTACCCGAGACCTTCTGGACGGCGTTGGAGGAGCAGGAGGCGTTGGGCCGCCCGCACAGGTTAGCGCCGGAGCAGGCCCGGGGCCGAGGTGAGGGGCCGGCAGAGGGCTGTCCCCGTCAGGCAGAGCAGGGCCGGCCGCCCGCGGGGATAGACTTCAAGAAGGCCGAATTCTGGAAGCCAGATAGAACGGAGGAGAGGAACGAGCAGGATGCTGCGAGCCCGGGCAATCCCTTTGCTCTGGCGGTCAGCCCTGTTGCCCCCACGAACCCCTTTGTGGAAAAGCCGGCAGACACCCTTCCCATCCAGGCTGTGCTGCCCGAAAGGTTCGCTCAGGGCTTCAGCTCCCCCCAGCTCCACGGGGAAGCCCTTCAGCAAGGCTTCCAGCCCACTAACCCCCCCAGGGACCCGCTAGGCAATCCTTCCCTGCATGACAGCCAGCCCTTGGCCTTCTCCACCCCTTTCCCCGTGGCTGCGACTAACCCCGAGCAGTTTGATTTCCCCTCCCCTGCCGCGACCAGCCGCGccgcagcccagccctgccctttGCCGCAGTCCGGTGACACACAAGCTTCAGCGCTCGTGGTTTTGCCCAGGGAGACACAGCCAGCTGAGAAGCCCTTTTTCCAGCAGACGACCAG TCCTCACCCGGTGAAACCCATCAGTGCTGCGGTGCAGGAGGTCTCTGGTgagaagaagcagcagcccaAATCCAGCCTGAGCACAGCGCTGAGCAACGgcctggagaagctgaagaCGGTCACCACGGGCAGCGTTCAGCCTGTGGCCCCCTCGTCGTACCCGGAGAAAACAGACCCAAAGAAGGTAAAG GATCCCACCGCGTTGGACCAATCAGCCAAGTATTATCACTTGACCCACGATGAACTcatccagctcctgctgcagagagagaaggagctGAGTAAGAAGGAGGAGCACATCCAGGAGCTGGAGAATTACATTGACCAGCTGCTGGTGCGCATCATGGAGCAGTCTCCCACACTCCTCCAGATCCCGCTGGGGGAAGCCAAGACCAAGTAA
- the RAB11FIP5 gene encoding rab11 family-interacting protein 5 isoform X4 yields the protein MALLRAAALPAEGSPAWLPTHVQVTVVRARGLRCKGGGGGKAGSSDAYTIIQLGREKYCTSVAEKSGGCPEWREECSFELPTPEPDAEAALLLTVMHRALVGMDRFLGMARVPLRAAGLQGRAAEERWHKLHSKPGKKEKERGEIQVSIQFTRNNLTASMFDLSMKDKPRSPFGKLKDKMKGKKKYDLESASAIIPSSVAGLDVEDDYDGGGKKSKVKGFFLKNKLRKSSLTQSNTSLGSDSTISSASLGMASGVAELTRSPSRHSSLSTERSVKDFLPSPKLTHKRAFSDDVSQVSPVLEPKAIPGLKPKTDPVSRSSLCINGSHVYGDEPTPRSPVPTPQGSAPLPVPKRPEEGFGFTPIHADPHEVPWGAGGSERTQQRDELRFIPSPPSLVLQEELRVSTKAVTLSNHLGRARMEENSRLENKPTQVATPLVFSGEVAKEKQPEETRKEEKKTKGGLFHKSDAGSRGQGEKTGASQGPAAAGDDRSKAGGWFGSKEPKDSPQKPSFPSGPHASTEVAGSLCSSEDCSPSASLRLKDPEGESPAKSVGVPVPETTPPSHGEPPPPDEEPATSPAPLSEWDETFDAFATSRLRPDPKKEDFFASVAAEDVAFIDDPDAASPTERSAEPAPEDGTKGFEKKAEPQISSEMPPVLLSWTNFSGLDVGANLVSTTQEATVIEDVLSPVSAGSAARRRKSSTPMVWAAALSSGNPGEKEASTLLSADSCGGEERDSNEEETSSVGENGWMTIATETEPDPSESTQSIGQGSAFGQRSFHSEGPFETKSASHVLPRGTFSSENAVETLPGSNVAAVSPRVLQDMAAGRFPAASGMGKELQDDGGEMFDIRSSVYRLQASMRLEAGEGRVKTGSDAVLAPWTGVRGKEEAVPPPKPPRWFAATCGGGDDEDNAEDTTARQRGGEEQQEGEEGLEQPRSHPSGDTAVPAPSTAVHEETADVEAGGDTSLGEEPPEMNGTDAAEHFETCPSKFSVDELTPSGAAGSWSQPALSPPSQLSLGAEPSIAPEQGPCPEELGVSAPDSGLPETFWTALEEQEALGRPHSPHPVKPISAAVQEVSGEKKQQPKSSLSTALSNGLEKLKTVTTGSVQPVAPSSYPEKTDPKKVKDPTALDQSAKYYHLTHDELIQLLLQREKELSKKEEHIQELENYIDQLLVRIMEQSPTLLQIPLGEAKTK from the exons ATGGCGCTCCTCCGCGCCGCCGCGCTGCCCGCCGAGGGCTCCCCGGCCTGGCTGCCCACCCACGTGCAGGTGACGGTGGTGCGGGCCCGCGGGCTGCGCTGTaagggcggcggcgggggcaAAGCGGGCAGCAGCGACGCGTACACCATCATCCAGCTGGGCCGCGAGAAGTACTGCACCTCGGTGGCCGAAAAGAGCGGCGGCTGCCCGGAGTGGAGGGAGGAGTGCTCCTTCGAGCTGCCGACCCCCGAACCCGACGCTGAGGCCGCTCTGCTGCTCACCGTCATGCACCGCGCCCTGGTGGGCATGGATCGCTTCCTGGGCATGGCCCGGGTACCGCTgcgggcagcggggctgcagggccgGGCGGCCGAGGAGCG GTGGCACAAGCTGCACTCCAAGCCCGGCAAGAAGGAGAAGGAACGCGGCGAGATCCAGGTGAGCATCCAGTTCACCCGCAACAACCTGACGGCCAGCATGTTCGACCTGTCCATGAAGGACAAGCCGCGGTCGCCCTTCGGCAAGCTGAAGGACAAGATGAAGGGCAAGAAGAAGTACGACCTGGAGTCGGCCTCCGCCATCATCCCCAGCAGCGTGGCTGGGCTGGACGTGGAGGACGACTACGACGGCGGCGGCAAGAAGTCCAAAGTGAAAGGCTTCTTCTTGAAGAACAAGCTGCGCAAGTCGTCCCTAACTCAGTCCAACACCTCGCTGGGATCCGACAGCACCATCTCCTCGGCCAGCCTGGGCATGGCCAGCGGCGTCGCCGAGCTGACCAGATCCCCCAGCAGACACAGCAGTCTGTCCACGGAGCGCTCCG TGAAGGACTTCTTGCCTTCTCCGAAGCTGACCCACAAGAGAGCGTTCAGCGACGACGTCTCCCAGGTCAGCCCGGTCCTGGAGCCCAAAGCAATCCCCGGCCTGAAGCCAAAGACCGATCCCGTGTCCCGCTCCTCCCTCTGCATCAACGGGAGCCACGTGTACGGTGACGAGCCCACCCCGAGGAGCCCCGTGCCCACCCCGCAGGGCTCCGCGCCGCTGCCCGTCCCCAAAAGGCCGGAGGAGGGTTTTGGCTTCACCCCGATCCACGCCGACCCCCACGAGGTGCCCTGGGGGGCCGGCGGCTCGGAGAGGACGCAGCAAAGGGACGAGCTGAGGTTCatcccctctcctcccagcttggtCCTGCAGGAAGAGCTCAGGGTGTCCACCAAAGCCGTGACCCTCAGCAACCACCTGGGCAGAGCCAGGATGGAAGAAAACAGCCGCCTGGAGAACAAGCCGACCCAGGTGGCGACGCCCCTGGTCTTCTCCGGGGAGGTGGCGAAGGAGAAGCAACCCGAGgaaacaaggaaggaagaaaagaaaacgaAGGGCGGGCTCTTCCACAAGAGTGATGCGGGGAGCAGGGGGCAGGGGGAGAAAACTGGAGCCTCGCAGGGCCCTGCGGCAGCGGGAGACGACAGGAGCAAGGCCGGAGGCTGGTTTGGTTCCAAGGAGCCCAAGGACTCTCCCCAGAAACCCAG TTTCCCGTCTGGGCCGCATGCTTCAACAGAGGTCGCTGGGAGCTTGTGTTCCTCTGAGGATTGCAGTCCCTCTGCCTCCCTAAGACTTAAAGATCCGGAGGGAGAATCTCCAGCCAAAAGCGTTGGCGTCCCCGTGCCCGAAACCACTCCTCCGTCCCACGGAGAACCTCCTCCTCCGGATGAGGAACCCGCCACCTCTCCTGCTCCCCTCTCGGAGTGGGACGAGACCTTCGATGCCTTTGCCACCAGCAGGCTCAGACCGGACCCAAAGAAGGAGGACTTCTTTGCTTCGGTGGCGGCGGAGGACGTGGCTTTCATCGACGATCCCGATGCTGCCAGCCCCACGGAACGGTCGGCCGAGCCGGCTCCCGAGGATGGGACGAAGGGCTTTGAAAAAAAGGCCGAGCCTCAAATCAGCAGCGAAAtgcccccagtgctgctgtcttGGACGAATTTCTCCGGTTTGGATGTTGGGGCGAACCTGGTGAGCACAACCCAGGAAGCGACTGTGATCGAGGATGTGCTGAGCCCCGTGTCCGCGGGGTCGGCggcgaggaggaggaagagcagcacgCCCATGGTTTGGGCCGCCGCGTTGTCGTCGGGAAATCCAGGGGAAAAGGAAGCATCCACCCTGCTGAGCGCTGATAGTTGTGGCGGGGAGGAACGGGACAGTAATGAGGAGGAAACCTCTAGTGTAGGGGAGAACGGCTGGATGACCATCGCCACCGAAACCGAGCCCGATCCCTCCGAGAGCACCCAGAGCATTGGCCAGGGGAGCGCGTTCGGGCAGCGATCCTTCCACAGCGAGGGCCCCTTTGAAACGAAAAGCGCTTCTCACGTCCTGCCCCGTGGCACCTTCAGCTCCGAAAACGCAGTAGAAACACTACCGGGCAGCAACGTGGCCGCCGTGTCCCCGCGGGTGCTGCAGGACATGGCAGCGGGGCGCTTCCCCGCGGCCTCCGGCatggggaaggagctgcaggatgATGGCGGGGAGATGTTCGACATCAGGAGCTCGGTGTACCGGCTGCAGGCCAGCATGCGGCTGGAGGCCGGCGAGGGCCGCGTGAAGACGGGCTCCGACGCCGTCCTCGCTCCGTGGACGGGTGTGCGAGGGAAGGAGGAGGCCGTGCCGCCTCCCAAACCTCCGCGGTGGTTCGCGGCCACGTGCGGCGGAGGGGACGATGAGGACAACGCTGAGGACACGACGGCGAGGCAGCGAGgtggtgaggagcagcaggaaggcgAGGAGGGCCTGGAGCAGCCACGGAGCCATCCGAGCGGTGACACGGCCGTCCCTGCACCTAGCACGGCTGTGCATGAGGAAACTGCCGACGTGGAGGCCGGAGGGGACACCTCTCTGGGGGAAGAGCCACCGGAGATGAACGGGACGGATGCGGCCGAGCACTTTGAGACTTGCCCCTCCAAGTTCTCCGTGGATGAGCTCACCCCGTCGGGTGCTGCCGGGAGCTGGAGCCAGCCGGCTTTGTCTCCTCCGTCACAGCTCAGTCTCGGCGCGGAGCCGTCGATAGCCCCAGAGCAGGGGCCGTGCCCCGAGGAGCTCGGTGTGTCAGCGCCGGACTCGGGCCTACCCGAGACCTTCTGGACGGCGTTGGAGGAGCAGGAGGCGTTGGGCCGCCCGCACAG TCCTCACCCGGTGAAACCCATCAGTGCTGCGGTGCAGGAGGTCTCTGGTgagaagaagcagcagcccaAATCCAGCCTGAGCACAGCGCTGAGCAACGgcctggagaagctgaagaCGGTCACCACGGGCAGCGTTCAGCCTGTGGCCCCCTCGTCGTACCCGGAGAAAACAGACCCAAAGAAGGTAAAG GATCCCACCGCGTTGGACCAATCAGCCAAGTATTATCACTTGACCCACGATGAACTcatccagctcctgctgcagagagagaaggagctGAGTAAGAAGGAGGAGCACATCCAGGAGCTGGAGAATTACATTGACCAGCTGCTGGTGCGCATCATGGAGCAGTCTCCCACACTCCTCCAGATCCCGCTGGGGGAAGCCAAGACCAAGTAA